AGTCCGTCACCTCCGCGAACCCGAGGTCGGTGAGCGCCTCCGACGCGCCGCGCATCGTCGGGAGATCGGAGTCGCTCCCCATCACGATGCCGACGTCCGGCGTCCGCTCGCGCTCGCGTTCCGCCTC
This genomic window from Salifodinibacter halophilus contains:
- a CDS encoding 5-(carboxyamino)imidazole ribonucleotide mutase, translated to MSATNPDDDARDAVDELCADFRAEAERERERTPDVGIVMGSDSDLPTMRGASEALTDLGFAEVTD